One genomic window of Meles meles chromosome 3, mMelMel3.1 paternal haplotype, whole genome shotgun sequence includes the following:
- the PANK3 gene encoding pantothenate kinase 3 isoform X2, with translation MASKGDSTQADKLVRDIYGGDYERFGLPGWAVASSFGNMIYKEKRESVSKEDLARATLVTITNNIGSVARMCAVNEKINRVVFVGNFLRVNTLSMKLLAYALDYWSKGQLKALFLEHEGYFGAVGALLGLPNFS, from the exons ATGGCATCCAAAGGTGACAGCACCCAAGCTGACAAACTGGTCCGTGACATTTACGGAGGAGATTATGAAAGATTCGGTCTGCCAGGTTGGGCTGTAGCATCTAG tTTTGGGAATATGATTTATAAGGAGAAGCGAGAATCTGTTAGTAAAGAAGATCTAGCAAGAGCTACTTTAGTTACTATCACGAATAACATTGGTTCTGTGGCACGAATGTGTGCTGTTAATGag aaaataaaccGAGTTGTCTTTGTTGGGAACTTTTTACGTGTCAATACTCTCTCAATGAAACTTTTGGCATATGCACTGGATTATTGGTCAAAAGGTCAACTGAAAGCGTTGTTTCTAGAGCATGAG GGATACTTTGGAGCAGTTGGTGCACTTCTTGGACTGCCAAATTTCAGCTAA